DNA from Equus caballus isolate H_3958 breed thoroughbred chromosome 27, TB-T2T, whole genome shotgun sequence:
AGGCTTTGCGGTCGTACGATCTCTATCTCAACTACCCACCCCTACTGTGCAAAAGCAGctgtagacaatatgtaaactGTGAGCATGGCtgtatttcaataaagttttatggaCACTGAAAGTTGAGTTTCACGTAATTTTCACATAATATGAAATAGTCCTTTGATTTCTGCTTTCAACCATCTAAGAATAGAAGCCATTCTTAGCTTACAGGCCCTATAAAACAAGTGGTTAGCTGGATTTGGTACTCAGGCCAATATCCCAGACCTGTGATAGAATGGTCAGTGAGAGAGAAAGCCCCATCCGGCTTCTGCATATGCGACGCCATAGAGCTGCCTGCAGAATTCAGAAGGTTTCACTTCACTGAAAATAAGACAGCTATATATGCGTATGCATATGTGGTCCCAGCCATTTGCATAGCAAGCCATTCAGAGAGTTGCAGTTGCTGATTGAAAGGGTGTTTCCCAAGACCAGGTCATATTCTCAGGACCATGATGTTAGTTCTACCTAATTGGTGAAGCAAGCCACATTGTGTGTTAAAGAGCTCAGGCTCTATAATAAGATAGACTTTGATTCAAATCCAGACTCTGCTGCCAACTGGCTCTGACgtttgggcaggttacttaacttctttggacttcattttcctcctctgtgaaaaggAGAGTATCTCCCTCTTAGCAGTGTTTGGGATCGATGAGAACGTATGTGAGTACATTAGTGCGGGGGTCCATGCATAGCGAGTCCTCAATAACTAGTACACTGTTGCCATTAGTAACAACATGCCATGTTTCGGCTATTGAGAGTTAGGCTGTATGCAGGCCACCGGCTTGAAacgaaaagaagaaaacaaaaaagggatCGTCTGTGCTTGCCTGGCAGTGTGAAGGGAAGAGTGTGCTTTGCTTCTAGAATACTTGTGTTCTCTGGGTGGAAAATTCCCCGGGTTCAACAGAGACTTAGTTATCCTGCTACCCTGACTTAATGGTGTATCCCTTTTAAGAATATCTAACTTCTTCTGTACGCTCAGTAAGCAACTGTCGATCTGTGTAGATTGGGAGCCTGTAGGAATTTACCTTCTGGGAAATGGCAGGGTGAGTGAATGAACTATTCGGGGTGCTCTGCCACTGAATTCCCCAATCCGTGGGACCTGGCAGTAAGTTTTGAGGTGGTTGAGCCTGAGTAAGAGTCTGAGTCCTTACTCCACTCTGGGTGTCCTGCATAGGTCCAAACCATACCCCATAGCATCCAGGGCAAGACATCCCTGTGGgagcacccctccccacccccagaagaATCCCCAAGCAGCCAGCCTGCCTGCCTTTCCTACTTTGAATGGCTCTGTTTGTACAGAAGCACAGTaacctcttctctcccctttttctttctcccccagcAAGCTCCGGAACCAGGCACAGAGTGAACGATACGGATATAAGGAGGTAAATTGTCACGTCTTTCCCTGAGacttcctcctcttccacttGCCCTGCAAGAAAGGAAAGGATGGCAAGCAAGCGTCAGCTGGCCTGGCCTGGCATCCCCCTTGGCTTCACCTCTGGCCCTGTCTGAGGCTAACTCCTTTCACGTCCTCAAGTCTGCCTTGAGCCAGGCAGTGCCCAAAGCCCTGCCCATcactggagggagagggagggactcCTGTGCAGGACTGGGGATCCCTTCATTGGTTGATACCACCTAGCCCCTGTGGTTGGTTCCTTCTGACACCatgcctccttctttcttcccaggTGGTGCTTAAAGGTGATGCTAAGAAGTTACAGTTATATGGGGTGAGTGTCTGGGGCAGCACGTGGGAGGGCCCCAGCGGGGTAGGGCAAGTGCCACCTTCTCTAGCTCTCAGCCTGGACCCTTTCAGGAACCTTTTAAGTCCCTGCTTCGTATCTCCTTGAGCCAAATAAAAGGACTTGTCCCAGCAGGTGATCAATGTGTAGAATTCATTGTGTCTGGAACCAGCTCAGGCAGAAAACAGGATCATGGAAGTGTTTGAGTAAGTGGTGACACAGGGCCCCAGGAAGCCTGCTAGGCATAAGATTTAAGAGGAGGATGGTCATACCACTCCATGCAGATTTCAGCTAACTTTCCCCATTTCAGACCCCATGTCTTGGTTTTTCACTAAAGAAGTTACCCTTGAATGTACACTATCCTAGCAGACTATGGGACTAACTCGTGTCTCCATCGCTGTGGGTCTTCTCTGTTCCCCCCTAACCCTCACCCCAACCCCGACTCCTTGGGTCCCTTCAACACTGACTCTTTAGGAATAGGCCATTTCCTCTTGCTTCCCCACCTGTGCCTTTGAGGTCACCTAACTCATTTCCCAAGGCTTCCTTCCGTAACCACAGATGACTGTCTTGCACAATGTGCTTGTGGTTGTCTGCATGCCTGAGGAGCACAGGTATCGCTAGACATGAGACTGCCTAGACATGGCCTCATTTCGCCTCTTTTTGATGTCCGCTATTACATCTCCACAAGTTCAGATGTTTCCTAAGCCCTGCTCTGGAAGAGTAATCCAGCTGAGATAGAGGGGATTACTATAGAGGGACGCAGAGCTGGATTTAAAGAAAGTAAACTATATACCATACCGCTATCCTTACCTCTAGTTACTGATAAATGCCCCCTTGCCAAATGTTCTAGGAtagaaaggattaaaaaacattcttttaGAACAACACTGCCCAGTGGAAATTTCTGTGACGacagaaatgttctctatctgccCTGTCCATTATggaagccactagccacatgtgcctaCTGAGCACTTGAATTGTGGCTAGTGCCATTGAGGaagtaaatttaatttcttcttattaTGGTCAGTTTACCTTTAAAACAGTCACGTGGTTAATGGCTACCATGCTGTCAGTGTAGTTTTATGAAATGACTCAAGTTTCTCTGGCTGTTAACGAGATTGTGCTAGAGTTATTTTTCTTGGATAGGGAGGAGATAATGGCTTTCGGCGTGAGTGAAGGAGAGTCTTCCCCATCTCCTCTCACACTGCCCCCTTTCTTTCCACAGCAGACCTGTGCAGTCTGTCTGGAAGACTTCAAGGGGAAGGACGAGCTAGGTGTGCTCCCATGCCAACATGCCTTTCACCGGAAGTAAGTGTCCACACTGGGGATGTGTATCCAGGGGTGCCTTTTGAAAGCAATAAGCAGGGAGCATCTTCTAGAACTTCCAAATCCCTACCCCCTCCCATCTACCCCTTGCCAGCAATGCCCTGCATCCTGTCCAGACACCAAGCAAGCCAGAGGGGTTAGATGGGGGCAAGGATAGGGATGTTCTTGTTTTGAGAAGCAGCTGGGCTCTATGAATAAGAGACAGCTGGAGCAGGTTGGGGAATCTTCTTAGGGGAAAAACAGGTCTTCTTTTGCCCGCAGATGTCTGGTGAAGTGGCTGGAAGTACGCTGTGTCTGCCCTATGTGTAACAAGCCCATTGCTGGTCCCTCAGAGGCCGCTCAGAGCATCGGGATCCTATTGGATGAGCTGGTGTGAGTGCTGTCTCTACACCAAGGCCTGCAGAAGACCTCTTGCCTCATGGATGCCTGGTCCCTCTGCATAGCTGCAGTGAACAAGACTGTTGGGTGGTGACGGTCATGCTCACCTGAAGGGGAGGTAGTGCAGGGCTGGTCTCCCACCATCAGGGTGAGACTGTCTTGCCCCACCTTTCTGCCTCCTAAGTCTTCTTCCCTGCTACTCAGTACTGATGGCATTGCCCTTCAAAACCACTGTATCCTGGTACTGGACTATCTACCTGCCTTGTCCCTGCTCTGGGGAAAGAAAGCCACCTCTATCTGGCCAAGAACTTGGAGTACACCTCTTGAGAGTTCCCCTTGTGAGGACAAGCTGCCCTGACCTAAAAGAGGGGATGAGATGGGCTCTGCCCCACCCgtgacctcccctcccctccccactccttccgTAAGAAAgttagaagggaaagaaggaaagatggaggaaCCAAGTGCCTCCAGTGGAAGTGAGGGAGGCCGGGTAGGAAATCA
Protein-coding regions in this window:
- the RNF122 gene encoding RING finger protein 122 isoform X1, giving the protein MHPFQWCNGCFCGLGLVSTNKSCSMPPISFQDLPLNIYMVIFGTGIFIFMLSLIFCCYFISKLRNQAQSERYGYKEVVLKGDAKKLQLYGQTCAVCLEDFKGKDELGVLPCQHAFHRKCLVKWLEVRCVCPMCNKPIAGPSEAAQSIGILLDELV
- the RNF122 gene encoding RING finger protein 122 isoform X2, with the translated sequence MHPFQWCNGCFCGLGLVSTNKSCSMPPISFQDLPLNIYMVIFGTGIFIFMLSLIFCCYFISKLRNQAQSERYGYKEVVLKGDAKKLQLYGTCAVCLEDFKGKDELGVLPCQHAFHRKCLVKWLEVRCVCPMCNKPIAGPSEAAQSIGILLDELV